A stretch of the Chanos chanos chromosome 1, fChaCha1.1, whole genome shotgun sequence genome encodes the following:
- the LOC115805417 gene encoding phospholipase A2, minor isoenzyme-like — translation MHLSIVLVLSAACAIHGATLPKALWEFGGTIQCVQPGVNPLIYNEYGCWCGLGGGGTPKDAIDRCCRVHDLCYESAGDSAACAGALPHLKSYSFTCSNQRVICSSSNDACQAAVCECDRAAAHCFANYNYVYNSDYKYLDSKVYCN, via the exons ATGCATCTCTCCATTGTACTGGTTCTGTCTGCTG ccTGCGCCATTCACGGTGCTACTCTCCCAAAAGCCTTGTGGGAGTTCGGAGGAACAATCCAGTGTGTACAACCAGGAGTGAACCCTCTGATTTACAATGAATACGGCTGCTGGTGCGGTCTAGGAGGGGGCGGCACTCCAAAAGATGCCATTGATAG ATGCTGTCGTGTGCATGACCTCTGCTATGAATCGGCAGGCGACAGTGCAGCGTGCGCAGGAGCGCTACCACACCTGAAAAGTTATAGCTTCACCTGTTCCAACCAGCGCGTCATTTGTTCAT catCTAACGACGCGTGTCAGGCGGCCGTGTGTGAGTGCGACCGAGCCGCGGCCCATTGCTTCGCCAATTACAACTACGTCTACAACTCGGATTACAAGTATCTGGACTCTAAAGTCTATTGCAACTAG
- the LOC115805426 gene encoding phospholipase A2, minor isoenzyme-like yields the protein MTVAKEPETPEENRDLIQFREMIKCTLPNSSPLEDFGNYGCYCGLGGEGTPVDELDRCCFVHDGCYGDALNLDACRPVIDNPYTNRYDFQCNETSRTVTCLSSNNECDMFICECDRKAAECFASTPYNTSNNNVPDSVCGSASASIPDFIYTLTALTFTHALIEFIRSPMK from the exons ATGACGGTAGCCAAAGAACCAGAGACGC CGGAGGAAAACAGAGACTTGATCCAGTTCAGGGAGATGATTAAATGCACGTTGCCAAACAGCTCACCGCTCGAAGACTTTGGAAATTACGGCTGTTATTGTGGGTTAGGTGGCGAGGGAACGCCAGTGGATGAACTAGACAG ATGCTGTTTTGTCCACGATGGTTGCTATGGTGATGCTCTGAATCTGGACGCGTGCCGACCGGTCATAGACAACCCTTACACAAACAGATACGACTTCCAGTGTAATGAAACCAGTAGGACAGTCACatgcctgt CCAGCAATAACGAGTGTGACATGTTCATCTGCGAGTGTGACAGGAAAGCGGCCGAATGTTTTGCCAGCACACCTTACAACACGTCCAATAACAACGTCCCAGACAGCGTGTGTGGCTCCGCCTCCGCTTCCATCCCAGACTTCATCTACACCCTCACAGCTCTCAccttcacacatgcacttatAGAGTTCATCAGGAGCCCCATGAAGTAA
- the prkab1b gene encoding 5'-AMP-activated protein kinase subunit beta-1b, which yields MGNTSSERSGVSHGEKAQRRESRGAKDGARPRILMDSTEDADIFQPDDAKEYLAWQKDLEAEAKAPPEERPTVFCWTGTGKDIYVSGSFNNWASKIPLNKSHNNFVAIVNLPEGEHQYKYYVDGHWTLDPKEPVVTTKSGAVNNVIQVKNSDFEVFDALKTDSEKCADTSDLSSSPPGPYQQEAYSVKLDERHKSPPILPPHLLQVLLNKDTGVSCDPALLPEPNHVMLNHLYALSIKDGVMVLSATHRYKKKYVTTLLYKPI from the exons ATGGGAAACACTAGCAGCGAGAGAAGTGGCGTGAGTCATGGAGAGAAAGCGCAACGACGAGAGAGCCGCGGTGCCAAAGACGGTGCCCGTCCCAGAATCCTAATGGATAGCACTGAGGACGCGGACATATTCCAACCAGATGATGCAAAG GAGTACCTGGCCTGGCAGAAAGATCTGGAAGCTGAGGCAAAGGCTCCGCCGGAGGAGAGGCCCACTGTGTTCTGTTGGACAGGCACCGGCAAAGACATTTACGTGTCAGGCTCATTCAACAACTGGGCCTCCAAGATCCCTCTTAACAAGAG tcACAATAATTTTGTAGCGATTGTTAATCTTCCGGAGGGAGAGCATCAGTATAAGTATTACGTGGACGGTCACTGGACTCTGGACCCTAAAGAG CCTGTTGTGACCACTAAGTCTGGCGCCGTGAATAACGTCATCCAGGTGAAGAACAGCGACTTCGAAGTCTTTGACGCGCTGAAGACAGACTCAGAGAAATGCGCCGACACGTCGG ATCTCTCCAGTTCTCCTCCTGGACCGTACCAGCAGGAGGCGTACTCCGTCAAACTGGACGAGAGGCACAAATCACCTCCCATTCTCCCTCCCCATCTGCTCCAGGTGTTACTCAACAAAGACACGGGGGTCTCA TGTGATCCAGCTCTGCTTCCTGAGCCTAATCACGTGATGCTTAATCACCTCTACGCTCTCTCCATTAAG gATGGCGTGATGGTTCTCAGTGCAACTCACCGTTACAAAAAGAAATACGTCACCACGCTGTTGTATAAACCCATCTGA
- the LOC115805435 gene encoding tripartite motif-containing protein 16-like, whose amino-acid sequence MAVPSLSAQDSIHCSICLDLLRDPVTVPCGHSYCVSCIEGCWDQDDQRGVYSCPRCRQTFTPRPVLQKNTVLDKLSERLWKARLQVAPPAVCPAGPGDVDCDICTGRKRKAVKSCLVCLISFCEYHLQPHYKYPAYNKHKLVKAFARLQDRICSQHDKLMEIYCRTDQETICYLCAMDEHKDHDTVSAAAERTEKQKLLCDAQRKLQQRIQEREKELQELKQAVKSLRISAQTAVEDSERIFTEMIQLIETRRSEVTEQIRAEERAELRPVESHIEKLEQEISELRKRDTELEQISHTEDHIHFLQSFQSLSVDSEYKEFPSITVSPVFSFEDVRKSISGMKKRIENFLNEETVKISEMVTRDQLFLLPEPKTREEFLQYFCELTLDPNTANIYLCLSEENRRATVSDTAQAYPDRPERFDVWLQVLCRESLCGRCYWEVERSKGVCVAVSYKGISRKGGGNECRFGYNNQSWSWICSQSSYAFRHNKNIVKIPIVPSFSRIGVYLDHSAGTLSFYSVSETMTLLHRVQTTFTQPLYAGFWVTPFGFVQIRS is encoded by the exons ATGGCTGTGCCTTCTTTATCAGCTCAGGACTCAATTCACTGTTCAATCTGTCTGGATCTACTGAGGGATCCAGTGACtgttccctgtggacacagttactgtgtgAGCTGTATTGagggctgctgggatcaggatgatcagagaggagtctacagctgcccccgGTGTCGACAGACCTTCACCCCAAGACCTGTTCTCCAAAAAAATACCGTGTTGGACAAACTGTCGGAGAGACTGTGGAAGGCCCGACTCCAAGTGGCTCCTCCTGCTGTGTGTCCTGCTGGACCTGGAGACGTGGACTGTGACATCTGCACTGGGAGAAAACGCAAAGCCGTCAAGTCCTGCCTGGTGTGTCTCATCTCATTTTGTGAATATCACCTTCAGCCTCACTATAAATATCCCGCTTACAACAAACACAAGCTGGTCAAAGCCTTCGCAAGACTACAGGACAGGATCTGCTCTCAACATGACAAACTAATGGAGATTTACTGTCGCACTGACCAAGAAACGATCTGCTATCTGTGTGCAATGGATGAACATAAAGACCATGATACAGTCTCAGCGGCAGCTGAAAGGACTGAGAAACAG AAGCTGTTGTGTGATGCTCAGAGAAAACtccagcagagaatccaggagagagagaaggaactgcaggagctgaaacagGCTGTGAAGTCTCTCAGG atctctgcacagacagcagtggaggacagtgagaggatcttcACTGAGATGATCCAGTTGATTGAGACAAGACGCTCTGAGGTGACAGAGCAGATCAGAGCTGAAGAAAGGGCTGAACTGAGACCAGTTGAAAGTCACATTGagaaactggagcaggagatttctgagctgaggaagagagacactgagctggagcagatttcacacacagaggatcacatccatttcctccag agtttccagtctctctctgttgattcTGAATATAAGGAGTTTcccagcatcactgtcagtccagtcTTCTCTTTTGAAGATGTGAGGAAATCTATCTCCggaatgaaaaagagaatcGAGAATTTCCTCAACGAAGAGACAGTCAAGATATCAGAAATGG TCACTAGAGACCAGCTTTTCTTGCTTCCTGAGCCCAAGACCAGAGAAGAGTTcttacagt ATTTCTGTGAgctcacactggatcccaacacagcaaacatatacctctgtctgtctgaggagaacagaaggGCGACAGTGAGTGACACCGCTCAGGCGTATCCCGATCGTCCAGAGAGATTTGACGTGTGGCTACAGGTCCTGTGCAGAGAGAGTTTGTgcggacgctgttactgggaggtggagaggagtAAGGGGGTTTGTGTAGCAGTGTCATATAAAGGCATCAGCAGGAAAGGAGGTGGTAATGAATGCAGGTTTGGATACAATAATCAGTCCTGGAGTTGGATTTGTTCTCAATCCAGTTATGCTTTCagacacaataaaaacatcGTTAAAATCCCGATAGTTCCCAGCTTTTCCAGGATAGGAGTCTATCTGGATCACAGtgcaggaactctgtccttctacagcgtctctgaaacaatgaccctcctccacagagtccagaccacattcactcagcccctctatgcTGGGTTTTGGGTCACTCCTTTTGGATTTGTTCAAATCCGTAGTTAA
- the asgrl1 gene encoding asialoglycoprotein receptor-like 1, which produces MESSGYDQFGSSSDFHRTYPSKDFRKFLQVDGRQNRTVYILFGFLLLFLIILTMAVGIKFSQMKQEIADIRLAQKPSVEKPPTYSGYTAVQHHTGPVRGDCEEDWYYFKGSCYFLSTLKMNWHAAERSCMEKKAHLLVVNNLEEMEYISRTVSDRQFYWIGLVEREKEGEWSWVDGTDINTTPKFWDRGQPDDWAIRVNGEDCAQLHPEQGSTLRKWNDADCTLSYFYICEVKVPQ; this is translated from the exons ATGGAGTCTTCTGGATACGATCAGTTTGGCTCTTCGTCCGATTTTCACAGAACTTATCCGAGCAAAGATTTTAGAAAATTCCTTCAAGTAGATG gaagacagaacagaacagtataCATCCTGTTCGGATTTCTACTCCTCTTCCTGATCATACTGACAATGGCTGTTGGAATTAAAT TCTCTCAGATGAAGCAGGAGATTGCGGATATACGGCTTGCTCAAAAGCCAAGCGTTGAAAAACCGCCTACCTACTCAG GGTATACAGCTGTCCAGCACCACACGGGCCCAGTGAGAG gtgACTGTGAAGAAGACTGGTACTATTTCAAAGGTAGCTGTTACTTTCTCTCCACCCTTAAGATGAACTGGCACGCCGCGGAGAGGTCATGCATGGAGAAAAAGGCCCACCTGCTGGTGGTTAATAATCTGGAAGAGATG GAGTACATTTCCAGAACCGTGTCGGACCGTCAGTTCTACTGGATCGGacttgtggagagagagaaggagggagagtggTCTTGGGTGGACGGGACGGACATAAATACCACCCCAAA ATTCTGGGACAGGGGGCAACCCGACGACTGGGCCATTCGGGTGAACGGAGAGGACTGTGCCCAGCTCCATCCGGAACAAGGATCAACCCTCAGGAAGTGGAACGATGCCGACTGCACGTTGAGTTACTTTTACATATGCGAGGTTAAAGTTCCACAGTAA
- the polr3d gene encoding DNA-directed RNA polymerase III subunit RPC4, which translates to MSGSGDTPGQSRPPITGGVGRSALMGRRLPASISPGRLPSVRSRDLTLGGVKKKTFTPNISGRKSKEELKVDEGQRREKKETERNRQRDGRGRGRGRPEVIQSHSIFEQGPADMMTKRRSVYDDTRETPNSGPSPIINIKKEKRETEEETKEILRKLERDNFLDDPYLKSELRSCPVQLPLAVSGWVFKDEFEEGVKRDDLKQEMGQSDSEAMSTETPAGTVKVKQEPLDIPEVKKAEPTFRPPPVPEPDSLSALLETWCQCKEEELLFIQLPDSLPGQPPTRDVRPTKTEIQSADGQSVQKTEPQEEKVEENVCYLSDLQEGFVGRMLLRKSGRVQLILGNVTLDVALGTTCSFLQELVSVRTESRAGDMTVLGHVKHKLVCSPDFEALLENKA; encoded by the exons ATGTCGGGATCTGGTGATACACCTGGCCAGTCTCGTCCTCCGATTACTGGAGGAGTAGGCAGGAGTGCACTGATGGGTCGCAGGTTACCCGCCTCCATCTCCCCCGGCCGTCTCCCCTCCGTCCGCTCCAGAGACCTCACATTAGGAGGAGTAAAGAAG aaaaCCTTTACACCCAACATCAGCGGACGCAAGTCAAAGGAGGA ACTGAAAGTCGACGAGGGACAAAGGCGCGAGAAAAAGGAGACGGAGAGGAATCGGCAGCGGGATGGGCGTGGCCGAGGCAGAGGTCGCCCGGAGGTCATTCAGTCACACTCCATCTTCGAACAGGGTCCGGCAGACATGATGACAAAACGAAGAA GCGTTTACGACGACACGCGTGAGACCCCCAATAGCGGCCCGTCTCCCATCATCAACatcaaaaaggagaagagagaaacggAGGAGGAGACCAAAGAGATTCTGCGCAAACTAGAGAGAGACAAC TTCCTGGACGATCCGTACCTGAAGAGCGAGTTGCGGAGCTGTCCCGTGCAGCTGCCCCTGGCCGTGTCCGGCTGGGTCTTTAAGGACGAGTTCGAGGAAGGCGTGAAGAGAGACGACCTTAAACAAGAGATGGGCCAAAGTGACAGCGAAGCCATGAGCACGGAGACGCCTGCCGGCACGGTGAAAG TGAAGCAGGAGCCTCTTGATATCCCAGAGGTGAAGAAAGCGGAGCCTACGTTTAGGCCGCCGCCCGTGCCTGAACCTGATTCGTTGTCTGCTCTCCTCGAGACGTGGTGTCAATGCAAAGAGGAGGAGCTTCTTTTCATACAGCTCCCCGATTCGTTACCAGGGCAACCGCCCACTAGAGATGTCCGACCAACCAAAACAGAGATTCAGTCGGCTGACGGACAGTCTGTGCAGAAGACAGAACCGCAG gaggagaaggtggaggagaACGTCTGTTACCTGAGTGACCTGCAGGAGGGCTTTGTGGGGCGGATGCTGCTGAGGAAATCCGGCCGCGTGCAGCTCATTCTGGGGAACGTCACCCTGGACGTGGCTCTGGGCACCACCTGCTCCTTCCTCCAG gagcTGGTGTCCGTTAGGACGGAGAGCAGAGCAGGGGATATGACCGTGCTGGGACACGTTAAACACAAACTGGTTTGCTCCCCGGACTTCGAGGCTCTACTGGAAAACAAGGCATGA